A genome region from Lactobacillus sp. ESL0791 includes the following:
- the helD gene encoding RNA polymerase recycling motor HelD: MTKTMNEKQYEQEHLDHILDKIKAKKAELKTAIKSAEGEARDLNSHFYDDVKLDFDGYSTSMETALSIHQQQQLLDERQNAWQHSAKQLDTVERLEQKPYFARVDFRETNEQPETIYIGLGSFADENNHFLIYDWRAPISSIYYDGKLGKVSYHSPEGEITVEMTKKRQFMIEKGKIVNMFDTNESIGDQMLLEVLSEKSSTQMKSIVTTIQQEQNKIIRNTSADLLFVQGAAGSGKTSAILQRIAYLLYRYRGNLTSSNVIMFSPNQLFNDYIKNVLPEMGEQNMVQMTYWQFVARRLPGMQVENLFDQFEDKQADTNINKFKDSTKFFKLVTRYAKYLNGKGVIFKDIYFRDKKRPYFSKEKIKEIYYSFNSNYSLANRIDATREELIKQLNRRITSEAKKSWVSETIQGLSKEQLNELYDRPDQEFESEEKEEQFLGRKIVVKKLKKVYNSIKQNHFINMRAQYLNFLRAVPKMIDLSKWGIAASDWEQQIATVKASFKERYIHMNDVSAYLYLYDLLTGRYVDFEMRYAFIDEIQDYTPFQLCYLKYNFPRAKYTMLGDLNQAIFTKDESQNLLKQISGLFDPEKTEVVQLTKSYRSTKQLTDFTKQILRQGEKIESFNRQGPKPALWGRDNAQEAIAVLEQILQENDRKKQTTAIITKNLADAKFVSEELNQAGRKNTLIATANQRLVGGTLVVPSYLAKGLEFDAVVMWDASKSKYHKADETQLVYTITSRAMYKLDIIYIGEKSPLLAVNPATYQEK, encoded by the coding sequence ATGACAAAAACGATGAACGAAAAGCAGTATGAGCAAGAGCACCTTGACCACATCTTGGACAAGATTAAGGCAAAAAAGGCGGAGTTAAAGACAGCGATTAAGTCGGCAGAAGGCGAAGCACGTGACCTTAATTCCCACTTTTATGATGACGTTAAACTTGACTTTGATGGCTATTCGACTTCGATGGAAACGGCCCTCTCGATTCACCAGCAGCAGCAACTGCTGGATGAACGGCAAAACGCTTGGCAGCACTCTGCTAAGCAGCTTGATACGGTGGAGCGGCTCGAGCAAAAACCATATTTTGCCCGGGTTGATTTTAGGGAAACTAATGAGCAGCCGGAGACGATTTATATTGGCCTGGGCTCGTTTGCCGATGAAAATAATCACTTCCTGATCTATGATTGGCGCGCACCAATTTCTTCGATTTATTATGACGGTAAATTGGGTAAGGTTTCCTATCACTCACCTGAAGGTGAAATTACCGTCGAAATGACCAAGAAGCGGCAGTTCATGATTGAAAAGGGCAAGATCGTCAACATGTTTGATACCAATGAGTCGATTGGCGACCAGATGCTGCTGGAAGTTTTATCGGAAAAATCCAGCACGCAGATGAAGTCAATTGTGACCACGATTCAGCAGGAACAAAACAAAATTATCAGAAATACCAGCGCTGACCTGCTTTTTGTTCAAGGAGCAGCTGGTTCCGGCAAGACCTCGGCTATTCTGCAGCGGATTGCCTACCTGCTATATCGTTACCGCGGTAATTTGACCAGCAGCAACGTGATTATGTTCAGCCCCAATCAGCTTTTTAACGACTACATCAAAAATGTTCTGCCCGAGATGGGCGAGCAGAACATGGTGCAGATGACTTATTGGCAGTTTGTGGCCCGGCGTCTGCCGGGGATGCAGGTGGAAAACCTGTTTGACCAGTTTGAAGACAAGCAGGCCGATACCAATATTAATAAATTCAAAGACTCAACTAAATTTTTCAAACTGGTAACCCGCTACGCTAAGTATCTTAACGGCAAAGGCGTAATTTTCAAGGATATTTACTTCCGCGACAAGAAGAGACCTTATTTTAGCAAGGAAAAAATCAAGGAGATCTATTATTCATTTAACAGCAACTACAGCTTGGCCAACCGAATTGATGCGACCAGAGAAGAATTAATCAAGCAGCTCAACCGCCGAATTACTTCCGAGGCCAAAAAGTCCTGGGTTTCAGAGACAATTCAAGGATTGAGCAAGGAACAGTTAAATGAGCTCTATGACCGGCCGGACCAAGAGTTTGAATCCGAAGAAAAGGAAGAGCAGTTTTTAGGCCGAAAAATTGTCGTCAAAAAATTAAAAAAAGTTTACAATAGCATTAAGCAAAACCATTTCATCAACATGCGTGCGCAGTACCTGAATTTTTTGCGGGCCGTACCGAAAATGATCGACCTAAGTAAGTGGGGAATTGCTGCTTCTGACTGGGAGCAGCAGATTGCAACGGTCAAGGCAAGTTTTAAAGAACGCTACATTCACATGAATGATGTGTCCGCCTACCTTTATTTGTATGATTTGTTGACCGGGCGTTATGTTGATTTTGAAATGCGCTATGCTTTTATCGATGAAATTCAGGATTACACGCCGTTTCAGCTGTGTTACCTTAAATATAATTTTCCGCGTGCCAAATATACGATGCTCGGTGACTTGAACCAGGCGATTTTTACCAAGGATGAGAGTCAGAATCTGCTCAAGCAGATCAGCGGCTTGTTTGATCCAGAAAAAACCGAAGTGGTGCAACTAACCAAGTCTTACCGTTCAACCAAGCAGTTGACCGATTTTACCAAGCAGATTTTGCGCCAAGGGGAAAAGATCGAATCCTTTAACCGGCAGGGGCCAAAGCCTGCTCTTTGGGGTCGGGATAACGCTCAGGAAGCAATTGCGGTGTTAGAGCAGATTCTGCAGGAAAATGATCGTAAGAAACAGACAACTGCGATTATTACCAAGAATTTGGCAGATGCCAAATTTGTCAGTGAGGAACTGAACCAAGCGGGCCGCAAGAATACCTTGATTGCAACTGCCAACCAGCGACTAGTTGGCGGCACATTGGTTGTACCGTCATACCTGGCAAAAGGTTTGGAATTCGACGCTGTCGTGATGTGGGATGCGTCTAAAAGCAAATACCACAAAGCTGACGAAACCCAGCTGGTTTATACAATTACTTCACGGGCAATGTACAAGCTGGATATTATTTATATTGGTGAAAAGAGCCCACTACTGGCGGTGAATCCTGCAACTTATCAAGAAAAATGA
- a CDS encoding matrixin family metalloprotease yields the protein MKKFFNFLRNLTIVALTVAAIGSTQTVGQATWHNNSLETPGQTVQRKNEVTVFSKAKGKHKPLKADKDIRGKSRWPKATATVYINTKDDFEMYSAAIDAIDAWNQTGAFTFKEIKSKKKANIVIGLMDDDDTEAAGETMLKYQPRKRRITKAKIYLNVYYLENIWYGYSYERVVNTAEHELGHAMGLNHNKGVSVMYPAGSYYDIKKRDINAVKKLYNEK from the coding sequence ATGAAAAAGTTTTTTAATTTTTTACGTAATTTAACAATAGTGGCACTGACTGTGGCAGCCATTGGCAGCACCCAAACAGTTGGTCAAGCCACTTGGCACAATAACAGCTTAGAAACACCTGGGCAAACTGTCCAGCGCAAAAATGAAGTAACTGTCTTCAGCAAGGCCAAAGGAAAGCATAAGCCACTTAAAGCTGATAAGGATATCAGGGGCAAATCTCGCTGGCCTAAAGCTACGGCCACGGTCTATATCAATACCAAAGATGATTTTGAAATGTATAGTGCAGCGATTGACGCAATTGATGCGTGGAACCAAACCGGTGCCTTTACTTTTAAAGAAATAAAAAGCAAAAAGAAAGCCAACATTGTTATCGGCTTGATGGATGATGACGATACGGAAGCCGCCGGCGAAACGATGCTCAAGTACCAGCCAAGAAAACGAAGAATTACAAAGGCAAAGATTTATTTGAATGTTTATTACCTGGAAAATATATGGTATGGTTACAGTTATGAACGGGTGGTCAATACCGCCGAGCACGAGCTGGGACATGCAATGGGATTAAACCATAATAAAGGCGTATCGGTAATGTATCCGGCTGGTTCATATTACGATATCAAGAAGCGCGACATCAACGCCGTCAAAAAACTATACAACGAAAAATAG